From a region of the Mycobacterium sp. SMC-8 genome:
- a CDS encoding acyltransferase — MTQTPPRDRALDVARLGSLLVVMFGHCALLLATIDASGVRIGNLIGEVPAVAPLTWLAQVMPLFFLAGGAAAAYDCRSGTPWGAWVFARALRLYRPVFWYLGAWCAGLLVARLVFGAGSAARLGAESVALLWFLGVYVVALAFVPVLMRLRDGRAVAFTVAGLTAAAAVMDAVRLSTGEAGAGVLNFLFVWLIPVAIGVGYARGLVTRRVAVVVGVAALSAQLALVGYGPYETSLVVTGAEDLSNVAPPTLVLALHCIWMSCAFVCAATPLRRWAARPRVWRVVSAGNAGAMTLYLWHIVAIAIAAFGLHAAGLDAYDAAAPGFWGRLALRGVVFAAVMFGLFRLLTPLERRPLPGWDRPVGAVGTRAAMAGALTCLSAVALVVTAKFGLGTAAGWSALGAFLALAATARLCATVPGVPSVPPARTVLGSP; from the coding sequence ATGACCCAGACGCCTCCGCGTGACCGTGCTCTCGACGTGGCGCGGCTGGGCTCGCTGCTGGTGGTCATGTTCGGGCACTGCGCGCTGTTGCTCGCCACCATCGACGCGTCCGGCGTGCGGATCGGCAATCTGATCGGCGAAGTGCCCGCCGTGGCGCCACTGACCTGGTTGGCGCAGGTGATGCCGCTGTTCTTCCTCGCCGGCGGCGCCGCGGCCGCGTACGACTGTCGCAGCGGGACGCCGTGGGGAGCCTGGGTGTTCGCCCGCGCGCTGCGGCTGTATCGGCCTGTCTTCTGGTATCTCGGGGCCTGGTGCGCCGGCCTGCTCGTCGCGCGGCTGGTGTTCGGCGCCGGCTCGGCGGCCCGGCTGGGCGCCGAGAGCGTTGCGCTGTTGTGGTTCCTCGGCGTGTACGTGGTCGCGCTGGCCTTCGTGCCGGTGTTGATGCGCCTGCGCGACGGGCGCGCGGTGGCGTTCACCGTGGCCGGACTGACCGCGGCCGCGGCGGTGATGGACGCGGTGCGGCTGTCTACTGGCGAGGCGGGGGCCGGGGTGCTCAACTTCCTGTTCGTCTGGTTGATCCCGGTGGCCATCGGTGTCGGCTACGCCCGCGGTCTGGTGACGCGCCGCGTCGCCGTCGTCGTGGGCGTCGCGGCGCTGTCGGCACAGCTGGCCCTCGTCGGGTACGGGCCGTACGAGACATCGCTCGTCGTCACCGGCGCCGAGGATCTTTCCAATGTCGCGCCGCCCACGCTGGTGCTCGCGCTGCACTGCATCTGGATGTCGTGCGCGTTCGTCTGCGCCGCCACGCCCCTGCGGCGCTGGGCCGCCCGTCCCCGCGTGTGGCGCGTCGTGTCCGCGGGCAACGCGGGCGCGATGACGCTGTATCTCTGGCACATCGTGGCCATCGCGATTGCCGCGTTCGGATTGCACGCCGCAGGCCTCGACGCCTACGACGCGGCGGCGCCGGGATTCTGGGGCCGGCTCGCGCTGAGGGGCGTCGTGTTCGCCGCGGTGATGTTCGGGCTCTTCCGGCTGCTGACACCGTTGGAGCGCCGGCCGCTGCCCGGGTGGGACCGGCCGGTGGGGGCGGTCGGCACCCGCGCCGCGATGGCCGGCGCGCTGACGTGCCTGTCGGCGGTCGCACTGGTGGTGACCGCGAAATTCGGGCTGGGCACCGCAGCGGGTTGGTCCGCGCTGGGCGCCTTCCTGGCGCTCGCCGCGACGGCCAGGCTGTGTGCGACCGTGCCGGGCGTGCCCAGTGTCCCGCCGGCACGGACAGTGCTCGGCTCGCCCTGA
- a CDS encoding glycosyltransferase family 2 protein: MLSGSRTSFVIASRNRCEELAVVLQLLLDTTRSPIILVDNNSCDDSVAVATRIAAASGHRLSVIELSDNLGAVGRNVGVAHCATPYVAFCDDDSWWEPDAPAVAEEVFDAHPSVAVLAGRTLVWPDLREDPIVADLAGSPLGRDPILPGPSLLGFQACSAIVRRSAFQAVGGFSPILHFRGEEQLLALDLASHGWDLCFCDRLTAYHRPSPRRESSSAEKARVLRNTVLTAWLRRPLRRCVCSSADFARAATRDRAHARALGEALRAVPAVMSARHRLPAPVERAVRTLETS; the protein is encoded by the coding sequence ATGCTATCGGGCTCCCGCACCTCGTTCGTGATCGCCAGCCGGAACCGCTGCGAGGAGCTCGCCGTGGTGCTGCAGTTGTTGCTGGACACCACTCGGTCCCCGATCATCCTGGTGGACAACAATTCTTGCGACGATTCCGTCGCCGTGGCCACGCGCATCGCGGCCGCTTCGGGCCATCGGCTCTCCGTGATCGAGCTGTCCGACAACCTCGGTGCGGTGGGCCGCAACGTCGGGGTGGCGCACTGCGCCACCCCGTACGTGGCGTTCTGCGACGACGATTCGTGGTGGGAGCCGGACGCGCCGGCCGTCGCCGAAGAGGTCTTCGATGCCCACCCGTCGGTGGCGGTGCTCGCCGGCCGTACGCTCGTCTGGCCCGACCTGCGCGAGGACCCGATCGTCGCCGACCTCGCCGGGAGCCCGCTGGGCCGCGACCCGATATTGCCCGGACCGTCCCTCCTCGGGTTCCAGGCGTGCTCGGCGATCGTCCGCCGGTCGGCCTTCCAGGCGGTCGGCGGGTTCTCCCCGATCCTGCACTTTCGCGGTGAGGAACAACTGCTGGCGTTGGACCTGGCCAGCCACGGTTGGGACCTGTGCTTCTGTGACCGCTTGACCGCATACCACCGCCCGTCGCCGCGGCGTGAGTCGAGCTCGGCTGAGAAGGCGCGGGTGCTGCGCAACACCGTGCTGACCGCCTGGCTGCGGCGGCCGCTGCGCCGATGTGTGTGCAGCTCAGCGGATTTCGCGCGGGCGGCGACCCGCGATCGGGCCCATGCCAGGGCGCTGGGCGAGGCGCTGCGCGCGGTGCCCGCGGTCATGTCGGCCCGGCACCGGCTGCCCGCCCCGGTGGAGCGGGCGGTCCGGACGCTGGAGACCAGCTGA
- a CDS encoding Fur family transcriptional regulator — protein MTDQPDYSTVLRSAALRVTRPRMAVLHAVGEHPHADTELIINATRELLPDVSRQTVYDALNALAATGLVRRIQPAGSLARYEARVGDNHHHVVCRSCGVIADVDCAVGDAPCLTASDDLGFEVDEAEVIYWGICPDCSTAPSPQ, from the coding sequence ATGACCGACCAACCCGACTACTCGACGGTGCTCAGGTCGGCGGCGTTACGTGTCACGCGGCCGCGGATGGCGGTATTACACGCTGTCGGAGAGCATCCCCACGCCGACACCGAACTCATCATCAACGCGACCCGCGAACTACTTCCCGATGTGTCGCGCCAGACCGTTTACGACGCGCTGAACGCCCTTGCCGCAACAGGATTGGTGCGACGCATCCAGCCGGCCGGCTCGCTGGCCCGGTACGAGGCCCGCGTCGGGGACAACCACCACCACGTCGTGTGCCGATCCTGCGGAGTGATCGCCGACGTGGACTGCGCGGTTGGCGACGCCCCCTGTCTGACCGCATCGGACGATCTCGGCTTCGAGGTCGACGAGGCAGAGGTCATCTACTGGGGCATCTGCCCCGACTGTTCGACAGCCCCATCCCCGCAATGA
- a CDS encoding chemotaxis protein CheB: MGGSAGGVEALSKAASGLPADLPFAVLMALHLPTHGPSVLAQIINRAGPLPAVSAQNGTKLDAGRIYVAVPGRHLLTRDHHIVLSNGPSENGHRPALNALFRSVAVAFGPRAVGVLLSGVLDDGVLGLAAIRARGGTTLCQSPEDALFPTMPTNALRAGVVDRTVSAVNIGSVLTELAAHDVVRRDRLPDPYLELENRIAMTEPLSAELEPELFGTPSGFTCPDCNGSLQTVDEGYYRCHIGHAWSAYALLSARDNEVHNALLVAVRSLQEKARLAHQLAGKAISTDVRRRYTALAAETDKALPVLRERIALVDTGMPAEDE; this comes from the coding sequence ATGGGCGGCTCCGCAGGCGGTGTCGAAGCATTGTCGAAGGCCGCATCCGGGCTGCCCGCCGACCTGCCGTTCGCGGTCCTGATGGCGCTGCATCTGCCCACCCACGGGCCCAGTGTGCTGGCGCAGATCATCAACCGCGCGGGTCCGCTGCCCGCGGTGAGCGCTCAGAACGGGACGAAGCTCGATGCCGGCCGCATCTACGTGGCGGTGCCGGGCCGCCACCTGCTGACCCGCGACCACCACATCGTGCTGTCGAACGGTCCCAGTGAGAACGGGCACCGCCCGGCGCTGAACGCGCTGTTCCGTTCGGTGGCGGTGGCATTCGGACCGCGAGCGGTCGGAGTGCTGCTGTCGGGAGTCCTCGACGACGGCGTGCTGGGCCTGGCAGCGATCCGGGCCCGCGGCGGCACCACCCTGTGCCAGTCGCCGGAAGATGCGTTGTTCCCCACGATGCCCACCAATGCGCTGCGGGCCGGGGTGGTGGACCGCACGGTCTCCGCGGTGAACATCGGGTCGGTCCTCACCGAGCTCGCCGCGCACGACGTCGTGCGGCGCGACCGGCTCCCCGACCCGTACCTGGAGCTGGAGAACCGGATCGCCATGACCGAACCGCTCTCCGCCGAACTGGAGCCCGAATTGTTCGGCACGCCTTCGGGTTTCACATGTCCGGACTGCAATGGGTCGCTGCAGACGGTGGACGAGGGTTACTACCGATGCCACATCGGTCACGCGTGGAGTGCCTACGCGTTGCTCTCGGCCAGGGACAACGAGGTGCACAACGCGCTGCTGGTCGCGGTGCGCAGCCTTCAGGAGAAGGCACGGCTGGCGCATCAGCTCGCCGGCAAGGCCATCTCTACGGACGTCCGCCGCCGGTATACGGCGCTGGCCGCCGAAACCGACAAGGCACTGCCCGTCTTGCGGGAACGCATCGCACTCGTCGACACCGGAATGCCCGCCGAGGATGAGTGA
- a CDS encoding carbamoyltransferase C-terminal domain-containing protein gives MRILGINAVFHDPAAAVVVDGQIAAAAEEERFSRRKHGKQAVPFSTWELPVAAARWCLEEAGLRPPDLDAVGYSYEPALMDGENGQTDGLDRDWEYLRTTYAQRAPRFLATALPGLDPSVVRHVRHHVAHAASTALASPHPDTAVLVVDGRGERTSMLAGVYRDQKLDVLASQPLPHSLGLLYESLTEHLGFARSSDEYKVMAMGSYGSPRFADRLREKVYARGDGGFQTEPVDWTEFAPPRTPTPREKISALARPEPVYADLACSVQRVVEEVLLDLAGWLRRRVDGDSLCLAGGVALNCVASSRIYAESGFDRVWVQPAAGDAGTALGAALALAAEAGDRIAPMPSAQLGRGWTDAQIGTVLDRAAVPYERPADLAGAVGDALADNQLVGWFQGRSEFGPRALGGRSLLADPRSVANLERLNDVKGREQFRPVAPMVLADRAGEISGRGPLPSRYMLFVHDVDERWRARIPAVTHVDGTARVQTVDDGQPLLHAAITRFAGRTGVPVVVNTSFNTAGRPMVDSPQDALECFGSAPIDLLAIGPYLIRRPR, from the coding sequence ATGCGAATTCTCGGTATCAACGCGGTCTTTCACGATCCCGCCGCTGCGGTGGTGGTCGACGGACAGATCGCGGCCGCGGCCGAGGAGGAGCGATTCTCACGGCGCAAGCACGGCAAGCAGGCGGTGCCGTTCTCGACCTGGGAGCTGCCGGTGGCCGCGGCCCGCTGGTGCCTGGAGGAGGCCGGCCTGAGGCCCCCGGACCTGGATGCGGTCGGCTACTCCTACGAACCGGCGCTGATGGACGGGGAGAACGGGCAGACCGACGGCCTGGACCGCGACTGGGAGTATCTGCGCACGACGTACGCGCAGCGGGCGCCGCGATTCCTGGCGACCGCCCTGCCGGGACTGGATCCGTCCGTCGTGCGCCACGTCCGCCATCACGTCGCGCATGCGGCGTCGACCGCGCTGGCCTCACCGCACCCGGACACCGCGGTGCTCGTGGTCGACGGCCGCGGGGAGCGCACCTCGATGCTGGCCGGGGTGTATCGCGACCAGAAACTCGACGTGCTGGCTTCTCAGCCGTTGCCGCACTCCCTGGGCCTGCTCTACGAGAGCCTCACCGAACACCTGGGATTCGCGCGCTCCAGCGACGAGTACAAGGTGATGGCGATGGGCTCCTACGGGAGCCCGCGGTTCGCCGACCGACTGCGCGAGAAGGTGTACGCGCGCGGGGACGGAGGCTTCCAGACCGAGCCCGTCGACTGGACCGAGTTCGCGCCGCCGCGGACACCGACGCCCCGCGAGAAGATCTCCGCGCTGGCCCGACCCGAGCCGGTCTATGCCGACCTGGCGTGCAGTGTCCAGCGCGTGGTCGAGGAGGTGCTCCTCGACCTGGCCGGGTGGCTGCGCCGGCGTGTCGACGGCGACAGTCTGTGCCTGGCCGGCGGGGTCGCCCTGAACTGCGTCGCCAGTTCCCGCATCTACGCCGAGAGCGGATTCGACCGGGTGTGGGTTCAGCCCGCCGCCGGCGACGCCGGGACCGCGCTCGGCGCGGCACTGGCCCTGGCCGCCGAGGCCGGTGACCGCATCGCGCCGATGCCGTCGGCCCAGCTGGGCCGCGGCTGGACCGACGCGCAGATCGGTACGGTGCTGGACCGGGCGGCGGTGCCGTACGAGCGGCCCGCCGATCTGGCCGGCGCGGTCGGTGACGCCCTGGCCGACAACCAGCTCGTCGGGTGGTTCCAGGGCCGCTCGGAGTTCGGTCCGCGGGCGCTGGGCGGGCGGTCGCTGCTGGCCGATCCGCGCAGCGTGGCGAACCTGGAACGGCTCAACGACGTCAAGGGACGCGAGCAGTTCCGCCCGGTCGCCCCGATGGTGCTGGCCGACCGCGCCGGTGAGATCTCCGGCCGCGGTCCGCTGCCGAGCCGCTACATGCTGTTCGTGCACGACGTTGACGAACGGTGGCGCGCCCGCATCCCGGCGGTCACCCACGTCGACGGCACCGCGCGTGTCCAGACCGTCGACGACGGTCAGCCCCTGCTGCACGCCGCCATCACCCGGTTCGCGGGCCGCACCGGCGTGCCGGTGGTGGTGAACACCAGCTTCAACACCGCCGGCCGGCCCATGGTCGACAGCCCGCAGGACGCGCTGGAGTGCTTCGGCAGCGCGCCGATCGACCTGCTCGCCATCGGTCCCTACCTGATCCGGCGGCCGCGATGA
- a CDS encoding NAD-dependent epimerase/dehydratase family protein has protein sequence MTSGATRPEAGQTRFARVLVTGGAGFLGRHLCAALVRCGAQVVCVDNLSTSSRDADPVPGVEFVHHDVSRPLPEPWRHTAFDTIFHLACPASPPDYLRLPLATLRTGALGTAEVLDMADRHGARVVLASTSEVYGDPLEHPQCETYWGNVNPIGPRSVYDEAKRYAEALAFAHRRERGTDIGVARIFNTYGPGMRPDDGRMVPTFCGQALRGEPLTVAGDGTQTRSLCYVDDTIAGLIALAAADCPGPVNIGNPVELPVLRCAEIIRDLVGAQVPIEHLPAATDDPQRRCPDITVARQRLGWSPKVGYLDGLTATVEWFRCALQPMSEPRT, from the coding sequence ATGACCTCCGGTGCTACCCGCCCCGAGGCCGGACAAACCCGCTTCGCGCGGGTGCTGGTCACCGGCGGCGCGGGATTCCTGGGCAGGCACCTGTGCGCGGCACTGGTCCGGTGCGGCGCGCAGGTGGTGTGTGTCGACAACCTGTCCACCAGCTCAAGAGACGCCGACCCCGTGCCCGGTGTCGAGTTCGTCCACCACGACGTCAGCCGTCCACTGCCCGAGCCGTGGCGGCACACGGCGTTCGACACGATCTTCCACCTCGCGTGCCCGGCGTCCCCACCGGACTATCTGCGGCTGCCGCTGGCGACACTGCGGACCGGGGCACTGGGCACCGCCGAGGTGCTCGACATGGCCGACCGGCACGGCGCCCGCGTGGTGCTGGCGTCGACCAGCGAGGTGTACGGGGACCCCCTGGAACACCCCCAGTGCGAAACCTATTGGGGCAACGTCAATCCCATCGGGCCGCGGAGCGTGTACGACGAGGCCAAACGCTATGCCGAGGCATTGGCCTTCGCCCACCGCAGGGAACGGGGCACCGACATCGGGGTGGCCCGGATCTTCAACACCTACGGGCCGGGTATGCGTCCGGACGACGGCCGGATGGTGCCGACGTTCTGTGGTCAGGCGCTGCGCGGCGAGCCGCTCACCGTGGCCGGCGACGGCACCCAGACCCGTTCCCTGTGTTACGTCGACGATACGATCGCCGGCCTGATCGCCCTGGCGGCCGCCGACTGTCCCGGGCCGGTGAACATCGGCAACCCGGTGGAGCTGCCGGTCTTGCGCTGCGCCGAGATCATCCGCGATCTGGTCGGCGCACAGGTGCCGATCGAGCACCTCCCTGCCGCCACCGACGACCCACAGCGCCGGTGCCCAGACATCACGGTCGCCAGGCAACGACTGGGCTGGTCGCCGAAGGTCGGCTACCTCGACGGGCTCACCGCCACCGTGGAGTGGTTCCGCTGCGCCCTCCAGCCGATGTCGGAACCCCGAACCTGA
- the katG gene encoding catalase/peroxidase HPI, which translates to MTDTSDARPPRPGTDIHGHSESENPVIHSPEPKVHAPLTNKDWWPQQVDVSVLHKQNEKGNPLGEDFDYATEFAKLDVEAFKRDVIDLINTSQDWWPADYGSYAGLFIRMSWHAAGTYRIFDGRGGAGQGSQRFAPLNSWPDNANLDKARRLLWPIKRKYGNKISWADLIAYAGNAALESAGFQTFGFAFGREDIWEPEEMLWGQEDTWLGTDKRYGGTNDSDRKLAEPFGATTMGLIYVNPEGPEGKPDPLAAAHDIRETFGRMAMNDEETAALIVGGHTLGKTHGAADVNVGPEPEGAPIEEQGLGWKCPFGTGNAGDTVTSGLEVVWTTTPTKWSNAYLELLYGYEWELTKSPAGAWQFEAKDAEAIIPDPFGGPPRKPTMLVTDVSMRVDPIYGQITRRWLDHPEEMNAAFARAWYKLMHRDMGPVSRYLGPWVAEAQLWQDPVPAVDHELIDESDIAALKNSVLQSGLSVPQLVKTAWASASSFRGTDKRGGANGARLRLEPQRNWEANEPSELNKVLPVLEKIQQDFNASATGGKKVSLADLIVLAGSAAVEKAAKDGGFEISVHFAPGRTDASQEQTDVDSFAVLEPQADGFRNYAKPGEKAPLEQLLVDKAYFLDLTAPEMTALIGGLRTLNANHGGSKHGVFTDRPGVLSTDFFVNLLDMGTEWKPSLATENVYEGKDRATGQPKWTATAADLVFGSNSVLRALAEVYAQDDNKGKFVEDFVAAWVKVMNNDRFDLR; encoded by the coding sequence GTGACCGATACCTCCGACGCCCGCCCCCCGCGCCCCGGCACCGACATCCACGGCCACAGCGAGAGCGAAAACCCGGTGATTCACTCGCCGGAGCCCAAAGTCCATGCACCGCTGACGAACAAGGACTGGTGGCCCCAGCAGGTCGACGTCTCGGTGCTGCACAAGCAGAACGAGAAGGGCAACCCGCTCGGCGAGGACTTCGACTACGCGACCGAGTTCGCCAAGCTCGATGTCGAGGCGTTCAAGCGTGACGTCATCGACCTGATCAATACCTCGCAGGACTGGTGGCCCGCCGACTACGGCAGCTACGCGGGACTGTTCATCCGGATGAGCTGGCACGCCGCCGGCACCTACCGCATCTTCGACGGACGCGGTGGCGCGGGCCAGGGCTCCCAGCGGTTCGCGCCGCTCAACAGCTGGCCGGACAACGCCAACCTGGACAAGGCACGCCGGCTGCTGTGGCCCATCAAGCGCAAGTACGGCAACAAGATCTCCTGGGCCGACCTCATCGCGTACGCCGGCAACGCCGCGCTGGAGTCGGCAGGTTTCCAGACCTTCGGCTTCGCGTTCGGCCGTGAGGACATCTGGGAGCCCGAGGAGATGCTGTGGGGCCAGGAGGACACCTGGCTGGGCACCGACAAGCGCTACGGTGGCACCAACGACAGCGACCGCAAGCTCGCCGAGCCCTTCGGCGCCACCACGATGGGTCTGATCTACGTCAATCCCGAAGGCCCCGAAGGCAAGCCGGATCCGCTGGCGGCCGCGCACGACATCCGCGAGACGTTCGGCCGGATGGCGATGAACGACGAGGAGACCGCCGCGCTGATCGTCGGCGGCCACACCCTGGGCAAGACCCACGGCGCGGCCGATGTGAACGTCGGTCCCGAACCGGAGGGCGCACCGATCGAGGAGCAGGGCCTGGGCTGGAAGTGCCCGTTCGGCACCGGCAACGCCGGCGACACCGTCACCAGCGGTCTTGAGGTCGTGTGGACCACCACGCCCACCAAGTGGAGCAACGCCTACCTGGAACTGCTGTACGGCTACGAGTGGGAGCTGACCAAGAGCCCGGCCGGCGCCTGGCAGTTCGAGGCCAAGGACGCCGAGGCGATCATCCCGGATCCGTTCGGCGGCCCGCCGCGCAAGCCCACCATGTTGGTCACCGACGTCTCGATGCGGGTCGATCCGATCTACGGACAGATCACCCGGCGCTGGCTCGACCATCCCGAGGAGATGAACGCGGCGTTCGCCAGGGCGTGGTACAAGCTCATGCACCGCGACATGGGCCCGGTCAGCCGCTACCTGGGACCGTGGGTGGCCGAGGCGCAGCTCTGGCAGGACCCGGTGCCCGCCGTCGATCACGAACTGATCGACGAGTCGGACATTGCGGCGCTGAAGAACTCTGTGCTGCAGTCGGGTCTGTCAGTGCCCCAGCTCGTGAAGACGGCCTGGGCGTCGGCGTCGAGCTTCCGTGGGACCGACAAGCGCGGCGGCGCCAACGGTGCCCGTCTGCGCCTTGAGCCGCAACGCAATTGGGAAGCCAACGAGCCGTCCGAACTCAACAAGGTGCTGCCGGTGCTGGAGAAGATCCAGCAGGACTTCAACGCGTCGGCGACCGGCGGCAAGAAGGTCTCCCTGGCCGACCTGATCGTGCTGGCGGGTTCGGCGGCGGTCGAGAAGGCGGCCAAGGACGGCGGTTTTGAGATCTCGGTGCACTTCGCGCCCGGCCGCACCGACGCCTCGCAGGAGCAGACGGACGTGGACTCGTTCGCGGTGCTCGAACCGCAAGCGGACGGCTTCCGCAACTACGCGAAGCCGGGTGAGAAGGCCCCGCTCGAGCAGCTGCTGGTCGACAAGGCGTACTTCCTCGACCTGACTGCTCCCGAAATGACGGCCCTGATCGGCGGTCTGCGCACGCTGAACGCCAATCACGGCGGCAGCAAGCACGGTGTGTTCACCGACCGGCCCGGCGTCCTCAGCACGGATTTCTTCGTGAACCTGCTGGACATGGGCACGGAGTGGAAGCCGTCGCTGGCCACCGAGAACGTCTATGAGGGCAAGGACCGGGCCACCGGCCAGCCGAAGTGGACCGCGACGGCGGCCGACCTGGTGTTCGGCTCGAACTCCGTGCTGCGCGCGCTGGCCGAGGTGTACGCCCAGGACGACAACAAGGGCAAGTTCGTCGAGGACTTCGTCGCCGCTTGGGTCAAGGTGATGAACAACGACCGCTTCGACCTGCGCTGA
- a CDS encoding glycosyltransferase, which produces MKLAMVGAVSGDERIDCGRYDVVALAEALARHGHEVRVLTAAAPKTPLPAPEGVVVERLPVDTTGMTRPEDLIPLIGDLGHHLVETFDGTAPDVVHCQGWAYGMAAQLAAKRRPVATVQAFAGLSATARRRRGNVGQPATTVKIESLLARNATAVTVACHDDMQEVIRLGCPRARVAVLPPGIEVDEVPAEEIVSRGAEPSRRIVAVARDFTPQQGLGQMVRVLPSVGAAELVLVATDAAEGPHAGQIIDMARTLKVDTRVRLHAGATGDELTALFRTADVVVAPALYEPSCDAVLQAMACGAAIVAPAAGGVRDAVIADVTGLLVPPGRLDALARALRSILGQMVLRQGMGLAGRSRARSRYSWDRIATDAEVVYDSARNRKPVNVH; this is translated from the coding sequence ATGAAGCTGGCGATGGTGGGCGCGGTGTCCGGTGACGAGCGAATCGACTGCGGCCGCTACGACGTGGTGGCTCTGGCCGAGGCACTGGCGCGACACGGGCACGAGGTGCGGGTGCTCACCGCGGCTGCCCCGAAGACACCGCTGCCCGCACCCGAGGGTGTCGTCGTGGAGCGGCTACCGGTCGACACCACCGGCATGACACGCCCCGAAGACCTCATCCCGCTCATCGGCGACTTGGGGCACCACCTTGTCGAAACGTTCGACGGCACGGCGCCCGACGTCGTGCACTGCCAGGGCTGGGCCTACGGCATGGCGGCCCAGCTCGCCGCCAAACGGCGCCCCGTGGCCACGGTGCAGGCCTTCGCCGGTTTGAGCGCGACCGCCCGGCGGCGTCGCGGGAACGTCGGCCAGCCCGCGACCACCGTCAAGATCGAATCCCTGCTGGCCCGCAACGCCACCGCGGTGACGGTGGCGTGCCACGATGACATGCAGGAAGTCATCCGGCTGGGATGCCCGCGCGCGCGGGTCGCGGTGCTTCCGCCCGGCATCGAGGTCGACGAGGTTCCCGCCGAGGAGATCGTGTCTCGGGGCGCCGAGCCGTCTCGCCGGATCGTCGCCGTGGCGCGTGACTTCACCCCGCAGCAAGGCCTCGGGCAGATGGTGCGGGTGCTGCCTTCGGTGGGCGCCGCGGAACTCGTGCTGGTCGCCACCGACGCCGCTGAAGGACCCCACGCCGGCCAGATCATCGACATGGCGCGCACGCTCAAAGTCGACACGCGGGTGCGCCTGCATGCCGGCGCCACCGGCGACGAGCTGACCGCGCTGTTCCGCACGGCCGACGTGGTGGTTGCGCCGGCGCTGTACGAGCCGTCGTGCGACGCGGTGCTGCAGGCGATGGCGTGCGGCGCAGCGATCGTCGCCCCGGCCGCCGGCGGTGTGCGCGACGCGGTCATCGCCGACGTCACAGGGCTGCTGGTGCCTCCGGGCAGACTCGACGCGCTGGCCCGTGCGCTGCGGTCGATCCTCGGGCAGATGGTGCTGCGCCAGGGGATGGGTCTGGCCGGCCGCTCGCGTGCCCGCTCCCGCTACAGCTGGGACCGGATCGCGACGGACGCCGAGGTGGTGTACGACTCGGCGCGCAACCGCAAACCCGTCAACGTGCACTGA
- a CDS encoding STAS domain-containing protein: MSDRSSVDVAVTPSPEGSTTLTVAGTLDSSTYRQVRDSVIKAALDEPTAVLVDVSALRVPTDSAWTAFTSARWHVSTWPDVPVILVCDHPAGRRSITRSGAARYVPVRSDMAGAVASIGDSQRIRRRASAQLEADRSSLGQARELAAQWLTRWGRPEMIRTASTVATVFVENVLEHTSSRPVLVLEIHDGRVTVAVNDGSVNPTARHEDPASGAHTVSGLTIVATLSRAWGSTPTVSGKTVWAVLGPENRL; the protein is encoded by the coding sequence ATGAGTGACCGCAGTTCCGTCGACGTCGCGGTGACACCGTCACCGGAGGGCAGCACCACGCTGACGGTGGCCGGCACCCTGGACAGCTCGACCTACCGGCAGGTCCGCGACAGCGTCATCAAGGCCGCGCTGGACGAGCCGACGGCGGTCCTGGTCGACGTCAGTGCCCTGCGGGTGCCCACCGACAGCGCATGGACCGCGTTCACCAGCGCGCGCTGGCATGTCAGTACGTGGCCGGATGTCCCGGTCATCCTGGTGTGCGACCATCCGGCGGGCCGCAGGTCCATCACCCGGTCGGGTGCGGCCCGCTATGTTCCGGTGCGCTCCGACATGGCCGGCGCTGTGGCGTCGATCGGAGACTCCCAGCGCATCCGGCGGCGGGCGTCCGCCCAGCTCGAGGCTGACCGCAGCAGCCTCGGACAGGCCCGGGAGCTGGCGGCGCAGTGGCTGACCCGGTGGGGCCGCCCCGAGATGATCCGGACCGCTTCGACTGTGGCCACCGTGTTCGTCGAGAACGTCCTCGAGCACACCTCGAGCCGGCCGGTGCTCGTCCTGGAGATCCACGACGGCCGGGTGACCGTGGCGGTCAACGACGGGTCCGTCAATCCGACGGCGCGGCATGAAGATCCGGCGTCCGGCGCCCACACCGTCTCCGGGCTGACCATCGTCGCGACGTTGAGCCGTGCGTGGGGCTCAACACCGACGGTCAGTGGGAAGACGGTGTGGGCGGTACTCGGACCCGAGAACCGGCTCTGA